Proteins encoded by one window of Streptomyces sp. LX-29:
- the nagB gene encoding glucosamine-6-phosphate deaminase, with translation MEVVIVPDARAGGELIAEAMAALVRRKPDALIGVATGSTPLPVYEALTAKVAAGAVDVSRTRICQLDEYVGLPAGHPESYRSTVLRQVVEPLGLTEESFLGPDGNAEDVQAACEAYDRALGEAGGVDLQLLGIGTDGHIGFNEPCSSLASRTRIKTLTERTRQDNARFFDGDIDQVPHHVITQGIGTILDSRHLVLLATGAGKADAVARSVEGPVAAACPASALQLHPHATVVVDEAAAAKLRLADYFRATYAAKPSWQGL, from the coding sequence GTGGAAGTTGTCATCGTTCCGGACGCCAGGGCAGGCGGCGAGCTCATCGCGGAGGCCATGGCCGCCCTGGTGCGCCGCAAGCCGGACGCCCTGATCGGTGTCGCCACCGGCTCCACCCCGCTGCCCGTCTACGAGGCCCTGACGGCCAAGGTCGCGGCCGGCGCCGTCGACGTCTCGCGGACGCGGATCTGCCAGCTTGACGAGTACGTCGGGCTGCCGGCCGGGCACCCCGAGAGCTACCGGTCGACCGTGCTGCGCCAGGTCGTGGAGCCGCTGGGGCTGACCGAGGAGTCCTTCCTGGGCCCCGACGGCAACGCCGAGGACGTGCAGGCGGCCTGCGAGGCGTACGACCGGGCGCTGGGCGAGGCGGGCGGCGTCGACCTCCAGCTGCTCGGCATCGGCACCGACGGCCACATCGGCTTCAACGAGCCCTGTTCCTCGCTCGCCTCGCGCACCAGGATCAAGACCCTGACGGAGCGGACCCGCCAGGACAACGCGCGCTTCTTCGACGGCGACATCGACCAGGTGCCGCACCACGTCATCACCCAGGGCATCGGCACCATCCTGGACTCGCGCCACCTGGTCCTGCTGGCCACCGGCGCGGGCAAGGCCGACGCCGTGGCCCGGTCGGTCGAGGGCCCGGTCGCCGCGGCCTGCCCGGCCTCCGCGCTCCAACTGCACCCGCACGCCACCGTGGTGGTGGACGAGGCGGCCGCCGCGAAGCTGCGGCTGGCCGACTACTTCCGCGCCACCTACGCCGCCAAGCCGTCCTGGCAGGGGCTGTAG